A window of Synechococcales cyanobacterium T60_A2020_003 contains these coding sequences:
- the nusB gene encoding transcription antitermination protein NusB produces MQARRISRELALLSLSQLPTKPEELDTQQLQALIVSAVRTLTIEARETLEVAVSELEKGSDRLLSSETRAPDIVDARNLTQEAINLTQEAINRIGVALDLPEFIQMANQQEVREFAIALLRTVRTHQADIDQLLSESMVDWQLNRLLRLDQDILRIATGEMMYLGTPDRVAINEAVELSKKYGDDDSHRFINGVLRRVTTHIAKQSLPTQLP; encoded by the coding sequence ATGCAAGCTCGCCGGATCTCTCGTGAACTCGCACTGCTCAGCCTGAGCCAACTCCCCACAAAGCCAGAGGAGTTGGATACCCAGCAACTCCAAGCCCTGATCGTTTCGGCGGTGCGGACGCTCACCATTGAGGCTAGGGAAACTCTGGAAGTTGCAGTGTCCGAACTAGAAAAAGGGAGCGATCGCCTACTCAGCAGTGAAACCCGTGCCCCCGATATCGTTGATGCCCGCAACCTCACCCAAGAGGCCATCAATCTCACCCAAGAGGCCATCAACCGGATCGGTGTCGCCTTGGACTTGCCGGAATTTATCCAAATGGCGAACCAGCAAGAGGTGCGCGAATTCGCGATCGCCCTCCTTCGCACCGTCCGCACCCACCAAGCCGACATTGACCAACTGCTCAGCGAATCAATGGTGGACTGGCAACTCAACCGCCTACTCCGGCTAGATCAAGACATTTTGCGAATTGCCACGGGTGAAATGATGTACCTGGGCACGCCCGATCGTGTCGCCATTAACGAAGCGGTGGAACTCTCCAAAAAGTACGGGGATGATGACAGTCATCGCTTTATTAACGGGGTATTGCGGCGGGTAACCACGCACATTGCCAAGCAATCCCTACCAACGCAACTTCCCTAA